Proteins co-encoded in one Gehongia tenuis genomic window:
- a CDS encoding nucleoside phosphorylase-I family protein yields the protein MLLITCALPLEAAPLKRRLKLSRLPGPYFMAAGEKAALIVSGPGRYEAAAAAAYLACAVRPGEDALFANLGLAGGEGYAVGDVVLASPVGAPGEADLYPEMLYAHPFKTGRMLTHGRPVQKALGETVLVDMEGYGFAKTALRLAGPQNTVLIKIVSDVLGRGLPNRSQAEDLAERLAESALPFLTELDEAVSARALTASERDGLFALAEAARFTESQRQQLIRAARIHKGRRGVLPSLPTPGKEERRDYLLRLLAALRS from the coding sequence ATGCTGCTGATCACCTGTGCCCTGCCGCTGGAAGCGGCGCCCCTCAAAAGGCGCCTCAAGCTCTCAAGACTGCCGGGGCCTTATTTTATGGCCGCCGGGGAGAAGGCCGCGCTCATTGTCTCCGGACCGGGCCGCTACGAGGCCGCCGCGGCCGCCGCCTACCTCGCCTGCGCCGTGCGGCCGGGGGAGGACGCCCTGTTCGCCAACCTTGGCCTCGCCGGCGGCGAGGGCTACGCGGTGGGCGACGTGGTGCTGGCTTCGCCGGTGGGCGCGCCGGGCGAGGCGGACCTCTACCCCGAAATGCTCTACGCCCATCCCTTCAAGACCGGACGCATGCTCACCCATGGCAGGCCGGTGCAAAAGGCGCTGGGCGAGACCGTCCTCGTGGATATGGAGGGCTACGGCTTTGCCAAAACCGCCCTGCGTCTTGCGGGGCCCCAGAACACGGTGCTCATCAAGATCGTCTCCGACGTGCTGGGCCGGGGGCTGCCCAATCGATCCCAGGCGGAGGACCTGGCGGAACGGCTTGCCGAGTCGGCCCTGCCCTTTCTTACGGAGCTAGACGAAGCCGTCTCGGCCCGGGCCCTCACCGCCTCCGAGCGGGACGGCCTTTTTGCCCTCGCGGAGGCGGCCCGTTTCACCGAAAGCCAGCGGCAGCAGCTCATCCGGGCGGCGCGCATCCACAAGGGCCGGCGGGGAGTGCTTCCGTCCCTGCCCACCCCGGGAAAGGAGGAGCGGCGGGACTACCTTTTGCGCCTTCTCGCCGCGCTTCGGTCATGA